Proteins co-encoded in one Bombus terrestris chromosome 18, iyBomTerr1.2, whole genome shotgun sequence genomic window:
- the LOC100646611 gene encoding chymotrypsin inhibitor — protein sequence MYRFFLALFVIMATYFVLTQASCPANEEWNDCGTACPLTCENPNPRICTLQCVAGCECAQGYVRNEWQKCVEPDDC from the exons ATGTATCGCTTCTTTCTGGCTTTGTTCGTCATCATGGCAACCTATTTTGTTT TAACCCAGGCGAGCTGCCCAGCTAACGAGGAGTGGAATGACTGCGGTACTGCCTGTCCGCTGACTTGCGAGAATCCCAATCCTAGAATTTGCACATTG caaTGCGTTGCAGGCTGTGAGTGTGCACAAGGATATGTTAGAAACGAGTGGCAAAAATGTGTTGAACCGGATGATTGTTAA